One stretch of Glycine soja cultivar W05 chromosome 7, ASM419377v2, whole genome shotgun sequence DNA includes these proteins:
- the LOC114419258 gene encoding ubiquitin-conjugating enzyme E2 variant 1A-like isoform X1, which yields MGSEGSSVVVPRNFRLLEELERGEKGIGDGTVSYGMDDADDIYMQSWTGTIIGPPSTVHEGRIYQLKLFCSRDYPDNPPSVRFQTRINMTCVNQETGVVEPHLFPMLANWKRERTMEDILIQLKREMMSPQNRKLTQPPEGNEESRVDQKGLVVRCCIV from the exons ATGGGTTCCGAAGGATCCAGCGTCGTGG TTCCTAGGAATTTCAGATTATTGGAAGAGCTTGAGAGAGGTGAGAAGGGAATTGGGGATGGAACTGTTAGCTATGGAATGGATGATGCTGATGACATATACATGCAATCTTGGACTGGGACTATCATCGGTCCCCCTAGT ACTGTTCATGAAGGGCGTATCTACCAGTTGAAATTGTTTTGCAGCAGGGATTATCCAGACAATCCTCCATCTGTTAGATTTCAAACAAGGATTAACATGACATGTGTCAATCAAGAAACTGGAGTG GTTGAGCCACATTTGTTTCCTATGCTTGCTAATTGGAAACGTGAGCGTACAATGGAAGACATTTTGATTCAATTGAAGAGAGAAATGATGTCTCCCCAAAATAGGAAGCTAACTCAGCCTCCTGAAG GCAATGAAGAATCCAGGGTTGATCAAAAGGGGTTGGTGGTGAGATGTTGTATTGTGTAA
- the LOC114419258 gene encoding ubiquitin-conjugating enzyme E2 variant 1A-like isoform X2, whose protein sequence is MGSEGSSVVVPRNFRLLEELERGEKGIGDGTVSYGMDDADDIYMQSWTGTIIGPPSTVHEGRIYQLKLFCSRDYPDNPPSVRFQTRINMTCVNQETGVVEPHLFPMLANWKRERTMEDILIQLKREMMSPQNRKLTQPPEGKTENTDNMG, encoded by the exons ATGGGTTCCGAAGGATCCAGCGTCGTGG TTCCTAGGAATTTCAGATTATTGGAAGAGCTTGAGAGAGGTGAGAAGGGAATTGGGGATGGAACTGTTAGCTATGGAATGGATGATGCTGATGACATATACATGCAATCTTGGACTGGGACTATCATCGGTCCCCCTAGT ACTGTTCATGAAGGGCGTATCTACCAGTTGAAATTGTTTTGCAGCAGGGATTATCCAGACAATCCTCCATCTGTTAGATTTCAAACAAGGATTAACATGACATGTGTCAATCAAGAAACTGGAGTG GTTGAGCCACATTTGTTTCCTATGCTTGCTAATTGGAAACGTGAGCGTACAATGGAAGACATTTTGATTCAATTGAAGAGAGAAATGATGTCTCCCCAAAATAGGAAGCTAACTCAGCCTCCTGAAG gtAAAACAGAAAACACTGATAATATGGGGTGA
- the LOC114419258 gene encoding ubiquitin-conjugating enzyme E2 variant 1A-like isoform X3 has protein sequence MGSEGSSVVVPRNFRLLEELERGEKGIGDGTVSYGMDDADDIYMQSWTGTIIGPPSLKLFCSRDYPDNPPSVRFQTRINMTCVNQETGVVEPHLFPMLANWKRERTMEDILIQLKREMMSPQNRKLTQPPEGNEESRVDQKGLVVRCCIV, from the exons ATGGGTTCCGAAGGATCCAGCGTCGTGG TTCCTAGGAATTTCAGATTATTGGAAGAGCTTGAGAGAGGTGAGAAGGGAATTGGGGATGGAACTGTTAGCTATGGAATGGATGATGCTGATGACATATACATGCAATCTTGGACTGGGACTATCATCGGTCCCCCTAGT TTGAAATTGTTTTGCAGCAGGGATTATCCAGACAATCCTCCATCTGTTAGATTTCAAACAAGGATTAACATGACATGTGTCAATCAAGAAACTGGAGTG GTTGAGCCACATTTGTTTCCTATGCTTGCTAATTGGAAACGTGAGCGTACAATGGAAGACATTTTGATTCAATTGAAGAGAGAAATGATGTCTCCCCAAAATAGGAAGCTAACTCAGCCTCCTGAAG GCAATGAAGAATCCAGGGTTGATCAAAAGGGGTTGGTGGTGAGATGTTGTATTGTGTAA